A segment of the Streptococcus dysgalactiae subsp. dysgalactiae genome:
CTCTGGAATCAGGTGTTGATATGGTGAAACTTTTCCCTGGTTCTACAGTCGGCATGTCCTTTATCCAGGCAATCAAATCTCCTTTGCCTCAGGTAGAGGTCATGGTGACAGGTGGTGTCAACGAAGGTAACGTCACGGATTGGTTGGCTGCTGGGGCACAAGTGTTAGGAATTGGTGGTGATTTTAACCGCTTGGCCAGTCAAGGGCGATTTGAGACCATCACCCAAAGAGCAGCAGCATATGTTAAATTAACAAAAGATTATTAACTTCAAAAATGAAGAAGGTGTCAAATGAAACACAAAAAATACTATCCCTACATTTGTTCTAGCATTCTATTAGCCTGCCTGCTATGGTCGCCAACGGTTTTAGCAGACGAAGATGCATCTGGGACAACTGCCTTACCAACGTCACAGGACATAGAGCGACCGCAACAAATGACAAATCTTTCTCACCAAGTGACATCTCAAAATGATGGAGTAGTGACAACAACAGAAATAGAAGTAGACCCAGACCTCGAGAGTCAAATCACTTTAACCGGTGAAAATCTCTTGAAGAACCCTCAATTTGACCAAACTAGTCCAGCTTCAACGTCTTCATCAGACAAAGACAAGGGCTGGTCTAAAGAAGCAGCTGAGGGTTGGCAAGTTTATAAAGATAGTAAGCAAACAGTTGGTAGTCCTCAAATTGATGCCACTGAACATCAACTGACCATGACCAATGAAGTAGGCAAGAAGTTAAGGGGATGTGTCCATCAGACGGTTGCCATTAATCCTGAAAAACAATACTTGGTTTCTTTTGATATTGAAACAAAGGATAAGACAGGGCAAACCTTTGTGCGTGTTATCGAAGAAATTAAAGAAAACAACACCTTAAAAGAGCAACGTCTGTGGCTCTCTCCAATGGCGACAGGAACCATGAAGAAACACCAAGAAAAGCTTTATGTCCCTAAATTAAAGGTTAACCAGATTAAGCTAGAGCTCTTTTACGAAACTGGTCAAGGTCAAGTGATCTTTGATAATATTTCCTTAAGAGAAGCGGGTGACAAACCTAGTGGTGCTATCAAGGAGGTTACTCATTCATTGGAAGAGCGAATTGCTTTGCCTTTGTCTAAAAAGTATCTCCTTGCCCTACCTGACTATATCTATCAGGTAGCCGCTGGGGCAAACCAAATTGTGCGTATCGAAAATGGTACTGTAGAGCCTTTGCAAGAAGGGCACACGCTGTTAGAAGTCTTTACCAAAGAAGGTCAAAAAATAGCTGATCTGCCTCTTGAAGTAACAGGTAAAGATGACAGTGAAATGACCGCTTTGATTTCTCAATGGCGTCAAATGATTCTGGGGGCAGATTCCTATAACGCATCGAACCCTGCTATGCAGGCATTAAACCAAAAACTAGATGACAGTGTGACCAAAAACCTCAACAGTCTTGTCAATAATCAAAAGGAAGCCTACTTGTGGGAAGATTTAAAGGATTTTGGGAAGTCATCTCATATGACTGCGACTTACAGACGTTTGGAAGAAATGGCAAAACAGGTCAATAGCCCAGCTTCGAAGTACTATCAAGATACAGCGTTAATCAGGTTAATCAAAGACAAATTGGCCTGGCTACACCTTAACTACTATAATCCTCAGAAGGATATCGAAGGCAATGCTAACTGGTGGGACTACGAAATTGGGACCCCAAGAGCCATTGTTAATACGCTGACGTTACTTTATCCTTATTTTACCCAAGACGAAATTAAAGCGCAGACCAAGAGCATTTCTCATTTTGTTCCGAATCCAAAACAGTTTCGTTCAACCTTGGTCAATCCTTTTAAGGCCATTGGCGGGAATCTTGTGGACATGGGACGTGTGAAAATCATTGAGGCCTTGCTGACGCATGATGAGGCAAAATTGAAAGAAAGTATTGAAGCTCTAGATACACTCTTTGAGTTTCAAAAGGATGGTTCAAAAGGAGAAGGTTTCTATCAAGACGGCTCTTACATTGATCATACCAATGTGGCTTATACCGGAGCTTATGGAAATGTCCTTATAGATGGCTTGTCACAATTAATCCCGCTGATTCAGGCATCACCGATGACCTTAAATGCACAAAAATTAGAGGTTATAGAGCACTGGATTGAAAAATCCTTCTTCCCATTGCTGATTCATGGCGAATTAATGGACATGAGTCGTGGTCGCTCTATTAGTCGTGAAAATGCTTCGTCAAGGATGGCAGCGTTAGAAGCTTTACGTGGTATTCTAAGGTTATCGCAAGTCTTGCCTGAGGCAAACAAGAATAGGATTCAAGGTCAATTAAAGTCAATCTTGGCCTTCCATGATAAAGAAACGATGTTGAGTAGCTTATCTAGCTACTATGACATCAATTTGTTTGAACAGGTTCTTGCTAATAAGGCTATTAAGCCCATGCCGATGTCAACCAACCTCTCTGTGTTTCAGAATATGGATAAATTAGCTTATTACAATGCTGACAAAGATTTTGGCTTTGCCTTATCCATGCATTCTAATAGGACCCTTAATTTTGAAGCCATGAATAATGAAAATACACGTGGTTGGTACACAGGTGATGGCATGTTCTACCTTTATAATCATGATTTGACCCATTATTCGGACAAGTATTGGCCAACTGTTAATCCGCTAAAAATGCCAGGCACAACAGAGGCCGAAGGCAACCGAGAAGATGTTACAGATGACTATTTGAAAAAACTAACCACTGATTATAAGGAAAAAGCTAAGGAAAAAGCTGGCATGTCCACCCTCCCAAATTCATTTGTGGGGGCTATCAAAGGGGATGACAAAACAGCCTTGGCTGCTATGGATTTCCAGAATTGGGATCGGACGGTCAGTGCCAAGAAAGCTTGGGGGATTTTCGATGACCGTATCGTCTTCTTAGGAGCTGGCATCCAGAGCACCAAAAATCAGGCGGTTAGCACAACGATTGATCAGCGAAAGGATAATCCAGAAAATCCTTATCGTCTATTGGTCAATGGCCAGGAAGTCAGTCTGACAAATGACACCCTTGAAAGAGATCATGTCACAAGTGTCTTGTTATTGTCTCAAGATGGCAAGAATAATATTGGCTATCTCTTTGATAAACCGACAACCTTAGTGTTCTCACGCCAAGAACAGTCAGGACGCTGGTCTAATATTAACAGAGGGTCAACAAATAAAGAGTTAGTCACACAAACTTTTATAACCATTAGCCAAAGGCATCAGCAAACAAATGATACGTACGCTTACACCTTATTGCCAAATGTCAGTCAAGAAGACTTTGATAAAGTTCGAACAGAAGCATCTATCGAGGTTGTGCGTAACGATAGTGACCTTCAAATTCTTCATGATCACAAACAAGACCTCTGGGCAGTTGTCAACTACCATGATGGACCTCAAAGAATTAATGATCAATTAACACTTGAAAAAGCTGGTTTGTACCTTTACCAGAAAGTTGGAAACGTCTTTAAATTGCTTTCTAAGGACTTAATGTCTAGTGATTAAAAAGAAAAACCCAGGTCATATCGACTTGGGTTTAGTTGTGTTCCCAGCGAAATC
Coding sequences within it:
- a CDS encoding polysaccharide lyase 8 family protein; translated protein: MKHKKYYPYICSSILLACLLWSPTVLADEDASGTTALPTSQDIERPQQMTNLSHQVTSQNDGVVTTTEIEVDPDLESQITLTGENLLKNPQFDQTSPASTSSSDKDKGWSKEAAEGWQVYKDSKQTVGSPQIDATEHQLTMTNEVGKKLRGCVHQTVAINPEKQYLVSFDIETKDKTGQTFVRVIEEIKENNTLKEQRLWLSPMATGTMKKHQEKLYVPKLKVNQIKLELFYETGQGQVIFDNISLREAGDKPSGAIKEVTHSLEERIALPLSKKYLLALPDYIYQVAAGANQIVRIENGTVEPLQEGHTLLEVFTKEGQKIADLPLEVTGKDDSEMTALISQWRQMILGADSYNASNPAMQALNQKLDDSVTKNLNSLVNNQKEAYLWEDLKDFGKSSHMTATYRRLEEMAKQVNSPASKYYQDTALIRLIKDKLAWLHLNYYNPQKDIEGNANWWDYEIGTPRAIVNTLTLLYPYFTQDEIKAQTKSISHFVPNPKQFRSTLVNPFKAIGGNLVDMGRVKIIEALLTHDEAKLKESIEALDTLFEFQKDGSKGEGFYQDGSYIDHTNVAYTGAYGNVLIDGLSQLIPLIQASPMTLNAQKLEVIEHWIEKSFFPLLIHGELMDMSRGRSISRENASSRMAALEALRGILRLSQVLPEANKNRIQGQLKSILAFHDKETMLSSLSSYYDINLFEQVLANKAIKPMPMSTNLSVFQNMDKLAYYNADKDFGFALSMHSNRTLNFEAMNNENTRGWYTGDGMFYLYNHDLTHYSDKYWPTVNPLKMPGTTEAEGNREDVTDDYLKKLTTDYKEKAKEKAGMSTLPNSFVGAIKGDDKTALAAMDFQNWDRTVSAKKAWGIFDDRIVFLGAGIQSTKNQAVSTTIDQRKDNPENPYRLLVNGQEVSLTNDTLERDHVTSVLLLSQDGKNNIGYLFDKPTTLVFSRQEQSGRWSNINRGSTNKELVTQTFITISQRHQQTNDTYAYTLLPNVSQEDFDKVRTEASIEVVRNDSDLQILHDHKQDLWAVVNYHDGPQRINDQLTLEKAGLYLYQKVGNVFKLLSKDLMSSD